One Lacunisphaera limnophila DNA window includes the following coding sequences:
- a CDS encoding c-type cytochrome, whose amino-acid sequence MNLPPRLLTLALSLLTLALTGCGPAEKTTVASTAAPASAAPGAPAAPAAAPAPATEAELAAGKAVYQRVCIVCHMADGKGVPAAFPPLNGSEVIAGDPDRLIRIVLHGLQGPIEVAGKTFNSVMPPQGPILKDHEIAKVLTYVRHTWGNGASPVSDQAVTTVRKNVQRPTPWTWAELNQK is encoded by the coding sequence ATGAACCTCCCCCCACGTCTCCTCACTCTCGCCCTGTCCCTTCTCACGCTCGCCCTGACCGGCTGCGGTCCGGCGGAAAAAACCACCGTCGCGTCGACGGCGGCTCCCGCTTCTGCGGCGCCGGGGGCCCCGGCTGCTCCCGCCGCGGCCCCCGCCCCGGCAACCGAGGCCGAGCTCGCCGCCGGCAAGGCCGTCTACCAGCGCGTTTGCATCGTCTGCCACATGGCCGACGGCAAGGGCGTGCCCGCCGCCTTCCCCCCGCTCAACGGCTCGGAGGTCATCGCCGGCGATCCCGACCGTCTCATCCGCATCGTCCTCCACGGTCTGCAGGGCCCGATCGAGGTCGCGGGCAAGACCTTCAACTCGGTCATGCCACCCCAGGGCCCGATCCTGAAGGACCATGAGATCGCCAAGGTCCTCACCTACGTCCGCCACACCTGGGGCAACGGTGCCTCCCCCGTTTCAGACCAGGCCGTCACCACGGTCCGCAAAAATGTCCAGCGCCCCACCCCGTGGACCTGGGCCGAACTCAACCAGAAGTAA